Sequence from the Methanofollis sp. genome:
AATAAGACGCAGCCAGCGTTTTCTTGATTCCAGGTTCTTGAGGAACCTCTCGTCAGGCTCTTCTTCTGCGGCAGGGTCCAGGATATCGGCACCGAACTCGGAGTCCCGTACCTCACGGCGCGTGACGTCGAGGTTGTCGGGCGGAAGGAGGACGTAGAGGATGAAGATGAGACAGATCGCCCCCAGCGGGAGGCCGAGATACATGAGCGGCATGATACCTTCAAGCGGAGCCTGCCCGCTGAGGTTCTGTGCCACCAGGATGATGATGATCGCGATCGGTCCGGCGACAAACGCGGTCACGTAGATCTCGGCGATCATCTCCAGGATTTGGAGAAGGGCCTCCTGCTCCTGTCGGGCAAGCTCACGGTATGTCTCTGACTTGGAGTTGAAGAACGTGGTGAGATTGCCTCCGCTCCGGTAGACCAGCGAGAGGTCGTTTATCAGTTCCTTGAAGTTGGCGGAGGGCGTGATCTCCATGACGTTTCGCATCGCCGTGAGGAGGTCAAGACCAAAAACCTCCACATCCCTGACGATAAGCCCGCACTCCTTCGAGACCTCGCCGTAGAGGTCGCCCGCCTCGTAAACACCCCG
This genomic interval carries:
- a CDS encoding type II secretion system F family protein — translated: MKEITAFRNFRDEVAHSLLSAHIPIPVTRYLQYGLIIALLTGFLYILSVLLFSVFWVEVNILPFLPYGVTVLIGFVAVVGLLLLAVYLYPLLQAEGRRTRIETDLPHAVTYMQALSSTLTLYEIFRGVYEAGDLYGEVSKECGLIVRDVEVFGLDLLTAMRNVMEITPSANFKELINDLSLVYRSGGNLTTFFNSKSETYRELARQEQEALLQILEMIAEIYVTAFVAGPIAIIIILVAQNLSGQAPLEGIMPLMYLGLPLGAICLIFILYVLLPPDNLDVTRREVRDSEFGADILDPAAEEEPDERFLKNLESRKRWLRLI